Proteins from one Aspergillus nidulans FGSC A4 chromosome VIII genomic window:
- a CDS encoding uncharacterized protein (transcript_id=CADANIAT00001900) has product MDIKFVLVTGATGFIGAHIVDALLGHGLRVRGATRSLAKGEEMLKARLHYKEQLEFVKINDFENPGGLAEAVKGVDGIIHTASPFTYDTKDNEKELVIPAINGVKAVFEAAAAADASTTKIKRIVLTSSFASVIDVNRRAGPGSGPDGYFTYTAADWNPLSYAEAIDTSTNAVVAYRGSKKFAELAAWEFIRDRKPSFDLVTLCPPMTFGPVVHPVPSVESLNESNAMLWKVAVGEPLPVARVPFWIDVRDLADAHIGALLKPGVGGRRYTVAAPERFSYGLAAGIIKEEFADLRERVTGTRQDVDESHGLDGETAGRELGISYRRFRETVRDLVRQGVERGW; this is encoded by the exons ATGGACATCAagttcgtcctcgtcacaGGCGCAACTGGCTTTATTGGCGCGCACATCGTTGACGCCCTCCTAGGTCACGGCCTACGGGTGCGCGGCGCAACGCGCTCCCTGgccaaaggcgaagaaatgTTGAAAGCACGCCTGCACTACAAAGAACAGCTCGAGTTCGTCAAGATCAACGATTTTGAGAATCCCGGTGGACTAGCTGAAGCTGTCAAGGGCGTTGATGGTATCATTCATACGGCGAGT CCCTTCACATACGATACAAAAGACAACGAAAAGGAACTCGTCATCCCCGCCATAAACGGCGTGAAAGCTGTCTTTGAAGCGGCGGCCGCTGCCGACGCATCTACAACTAAAATCAAGCGCATAGTCCTAACATCCTCCTTTGCGTCGGTCATAGACGTAAACCGCAGAGCAGGACCAGGATCAGGGCCAGATGGATACTTCACCTACACAGCTGCCGATTGGAACCCACTAAGCTACGCCGAGGCAATTGATACATCCACCAATGCGGTAGTGGCATACCGCGGATCCAAGAAATTCGCCGAGCTCGCGGCGTGGGAGTTTATCCGCGACAGAAAGCCGTCGTTTGATCTCGTTACTCTCTGTCCGCCCATGACCTTTGGCCCGGTTGTGCATCCTGTTCCATCAGTGGAGAGTCTCAATGAGTCGAATGCAATGCTGTGGAAAGTCGCTGTCGGCGAACCGCTTCCTGTCGCGCGTGTGCCTTTCTGGATTGATGTGCGTGATCTAGCGGATGCACATATAGGCGCATTGTTGAAGCCTGGAGTTGGAGGGAGGAGATATACGGTTGCGGCGCCAGAGAGATTCTCGTATGGGCTTGCGGCGGGGATTatcaaggaggagtttgcAGACTTGAGAGAGCGGGTTACGGGGACAAGGCAGGACGTGGATGAGAGTCATGGGTTGGATGGGGAGACGGCCGGAAGGGAATTGGGTATCAGCTATAGGCGGTTCAGAGAGACGGTGCGGGATTTGGTGAGGCAGGGGGTGGAGAGGGGTTGGTGA
- a CDS encoding intradiol ring-cleavage dioxygenase (transcript_id=CADANIAT00001901), whose protein sequence is MDPSQVKIPPMKNLTVENITENVIRINSLCEDERMKYVLERLVTHLHDFARETRLSSAEWMTGLKFLTEVGQICTDVRQEFILLSDVLGLSILVDSIDHPKPPGSTEGTVLGPFHTHEAEELSQGGLMSKDPAGEPLLVVCTIKDTDGKPIEGVKVDIWETDSTGHYDVQHADRSGPDGRCIMHSNKDGVFWFNAITPVPYPIPHDGPVGKLLKKLHRHPYRPSHMHFMFEKQGYDHLITALYLRNDPFETSDAVFGVKDSLVIDIGTAGKEIAEKYGVEEGHKLLTYDFVLVSEKETSELRERNSKEALDRLGRKVKIVNGLPIPDLD, encoded by the exons ATGGATCCCTCACAAGTCAAAATCCCGCCTATGAAGAACCTTACGGTCGAGAACATCACCGAGAATGTCATCCGCATCAACTCGCTCTGCGAAGACGAGCGAATGAAATACGTGCTCGAAAGACTAGTCACACACCTTCATGACTTTGCGCGCGAGACCAGACTCTCCTCGGCTGAGTGGATGACTGGACTGAAGTTCCTGACCGAGGTCGGTCAGATCTGTACGGACGTGCGACAG GAATTTATCCTCCTCTCCGACGTCCTCGGcctctccatcctcgtcgactcAATCGACCACCCCAAACCCCCCGGCAGCACAGAAGGCACGGTCCTGGGTCCCTTCCACACCCACGAAGCCGAGGAACTGTCTCAGGGCGGCTTGATGTCCAAGGACCCCGCTGGTGAACCACTACTGGTGGTCTGCACCATCAAAGATACAGATGGCAAGCCCATCGAGGGCGTCAAGGTCGACATTTGGGAAACCGACTCAACGGGCCACTATGACGTCCAGCACGCAGACCGCTCCGGCCCCGACGGGCGATGCATCATGCACTCCAACAAGGACGGAGTCTTCTGGTTCAATGCTATTACACCGGTTCCGTACCCGATCCCCCACGACGGGCCCGTCGGtaagctgctgaagaaattACACCGCCACCCCTACCGACCCAGCCATATGCATTTCATGTTCGAGAAGCAGGGGTACGACCATCTGATTACGGCGCTGTATTTGCGGAATGACCCGTTTGAGACGAGTGACGCTGTTTTTGGTGTGAAGGATAGTCTTGTTATCGATATCGGGACGGCCGGcaaggagattgcggagaaatatggggttgaggagggacATAAGTTGCTGACGTATGATTTCGTGCTGGTCTCTGAGAAGGAGACGAGTGAGCTGCGCGAGAGGAATTCGAAGGAGGCGTTGGATAGGCTGGGCAGGAAGGTGAAGATTGTGAACGGGTTGCCGATTCCGGATCTTGATTAG